A stretch of Chanodichthys erythropterus isolate Z2021 chromosome 20, ASM2448905v1, whole genome shotgun sequence DNA encodes these proteins:
- the irx7 gene encoding iroquois homeobox 7: MPASPTGFGNFFMDRNINMPAGYQLLGCPPGMQQPPPHLVGMAGMPLPFSGIPGYSFIPYPHPGHMAHISNSYDLKAASPYHQALLGRGGPYYTPYRPIPADDPSRVTKVATRESTSALKAWLSEHLKNPYPTKGEKIMLAIVTKMSLTQVSTWFANARRRLKKENRVSWASKGKSDEEDEEEEGESEEEGSLRKGMEDEDEIDPQTVDEEDEDVAVEDRLAEGLDQQKESDKSDTSCESKREACKQNVDVQKPKIWSLAETATSEIVKKPSDLKHLQSPDFGKWWAGWPSRDSYSPVNLSTHDLLKQSQ, from the exons ATGCCTGCTTCACCAACGGGGTTTGGAAACTTCTTCATGGACAGAAACATCAACATGCCCGCTGGATATCAATTATTGGGATGTCCACCTGGAATGCAACAGCCACCGCCACATCTTGTGGGCATGGCTGGGATGCCCTTACCTTTCTCAGGAATACCGGGGTACAGCTTCATCCCTTATCCTCATCCGGGACACATGGCACACATT AGCAATTCCTATGACCTCAAGGCTGCATCACCGTATCACCAAGCTCTCCTCGGACGTGGAGGACCCTATTACACTCCTTATCGTCCCATACCAGCTGATGACCCCAGTCGGGTCACCAAGGTGGCCACCCGGGAGAGCACCAGCGCTTTGAAGGCCTGGCTCAGCGAGCACCTGAAAAACCCATATCCCACCAAAGGCGAGAAGATCATGCTTGCCATCGTCACCAAGATGAGCCTCACGCAGGTGTCGACGTGGTTCGCCAACGCCCGGCGCCGCCTCAAGAAGGAGAACCGGGTCAGTTGGGCCTCCAAAGGAAAGTCCGAcgaggaggatgaggaagaggagggTGAGAGCGAAGAGGAGGGGTCTTTGAGGAAAGGCATGGAGGATGAAGATGAGATCGATCCTCAAACGGTCGATGAGGAAGACGAGGATGTCGCGGTGGAGGACCGTTTAGCGGAAGGACTTGATCAGCAAAAGGAAAGTGACAAGTCTGACACATCGTGTGAGAGCAAAAGAGAGGCGTGTAAGCAAAACGTCGATGTCCAGAAACCTAAAATCTGGTCTCTCGCGGAAACCGCGACCTCCGAAATCGTCAAGAAACCCAGCGATTTGAAACATCTTCAAAGCCCAGACTTTGGGAAATGGTGGGCTGGATGGCCTTCAAGGGACTCCTACTCACCTGTAAACCTTTCCACACACGACCTTCTCAAACAAAGTCAATGA